TGTAGGGGAGAAGATCTAATTGTGGTTTTCGGCAGTGGCGTGTTTCGCTTTAGAGCTTGTTGCTCCTTTTGACCTTGTTCGAACTCGCGGAGTAGGAAGAGTAGACGTCTTCCTACCTTCTCTTCTTCTTGGTTCTGCTAGGGGTTTTGTAGGTAGGGGATAAGCTTACCGGTGGCTAGGACGCGAACCCTTCCACGTGGCACGGTGAGGGTGCGGCAGCGATGGCGTCCCGGCGGTGCTCTGAGGGGGTTGCGGAAGCTTTCCTCCTTCGAATCAACCCGCAATGGTGGATGCGGGTTCAGTTCTGACCATCACTCCTGACGCATTGATCTCTGGCGACAACAGCAAGGGCGAGTGATTGCCTTATCCGGCAATGACAACGTCAACGACGAGTTGTGATTGAGAAATTCTTGACTCTACAATTTAGGGTTCCTTTTGTTATCTGATTTTGGAGATCAGGTTTTGCTGAAAGTGGGAAATTAGGGATTTTCTGATGTAATTGAAATTGCAATGTTTGAATTGGGATCTTGATTTCTGTATTCGTTTCTGAGCTTCAAATTGATTTCTCAGTTGCTGGGTTGCACTTATTTTCTTTCTGTTCCCACTTTGCCCTTTAAGTAAATATGATTTCCCTGTCTAAATCTGATTTCCCCTGTTTGCagtctttttttaatataaaataccaTTCAAACATGTTTATAATGTCACGTCTAATTAAACTATGCCACGTAATTCAATATTAAACGGACGTTTTCCCAATTTAACGGTAAgcctgtaattgattcaattttataaaaataaagactcaATTGAGACGCCAAAAAAATAAGGGTcctatttaaaattatgaacaaaaatagggacttattgagacattaaacctttattttattaacatataaaagaGATGTGTTTCACTAAAACCCTGAAAGACACTATTATCCATGTAAAATTTAGAAAGATATTAACtgctattttatttaaaagcataaaCAAGTCcgatgtttattttaaaattataggagatatgaatataatttaaaagtatatttttctgaaaattactatctattttaaaaatttaaagtaatataaagtTAATTATTAAGGGGTTTTTTAACTTGCTATAACTtcttaaaatatcaaaatttagttaacagaaaaaaatctttaacaaaaaatacataCTTTAAACACGTtcatatttcaataatttttatttttaatttaaaataaaaaattaaaaagtattttaatatctttaattttaaaatttaaaatctataatataCGAACGTATTTTTATAAGTtaccatattatatatatatatatatatatatatatattgaattttacgtgataaattatttataaagttgtaatttaaaaaattaatttaacattgAATTCATAATactttatcattaaaatataagtttaattatattttaaatctttgataaatttaaaaactttggattaagtttttaacaaatttttgtGATCgattaaatgtttaataaatttatatttttttaatttaacctcgttgttaattttttctgttaattgagtgatttggaaattttattttgtaatgcacttttgatgaattgttttcatatgttattttattatttttaaatgttataatttaaaattttataattaatgattttatattttaaaatttataattttgtaattttataattgtataattttattaaattattaaattacaatattatatattataaaattgtaaattataatatcttaaaataataaaataacacataaggatatatatatatatatatatatatatatatatatatatatatatatatatatatatatatatggggtttgttaACGCActtacgcctgtttttcagttgatacATTGTAGAAATGTGTACcgaattttagtagacaaaaatacccttatatattatggattctaagttttaaggttaagggtattttaataattttcattctcaaaacttaaaaaaaagaaaaagaaaccccccaaacccttactcacctctctcattcctctcaatcctttctctttcatctctctcactccaaccttttctctgtcatccctactgtagtctcaattgaaaaaatcacaaacacttgtctttaaacaatttgcctttgtaaagagttgaatcattgacatattcaccttcaggcaaaggttcattcaagatctcttcaatttcaccatcttcactaacctctctaatttcatcatctacatatgttgaatcatcatctctaaaaaaaaccctccaggccaattaccaattctttcggatgtcattatgcttgtgaaaattagataaaattatatacgacaaaaattataaaatgaaaactcattataaagtcattttttgtaagaaattgtttcacaacgagtgtttctgattttttttccaggtcaattaccaattcctttgatgtcattatttccaggtcaattaccaattcctttatgcttgtgaaaattagataaaattagataagacaaaatttataagatgaaaactcatttttttgtaagattggtTAAggacaagtgtttctgattttttttttttagttttgagaatgaaaattattaaaatacccttaaccttaaaacttagaatcatatataagtatatttttgtctattaaaacccgatacacattgctaaaatgtaccaactgaacaACAGGcgtagcaaacccatatatatatatatatatatatatatatatatatatatatatatatatatatatatatatatatatatatatatatatatatatatatttgagagATAGACCTTTTAACACAGTTGTGTGAAATCCTTCATTATGTACTTTAAATGATACATTTTTCAAACCATCACTAGTATACATTACTTTTCCATAAGttaagtatttaattatttttaagtttatattctATTATCATTGactgttattatttattgtaagtTTGAATTTTGCTATATCATTTTTGTTGATTAATCTCGGCGTGatgatatttaataattatttttgtgtgtgttttttttatccaacgataaaagaatatttacaGATTAATtctggtaaaaaaaaattcaatcatgATAATAATCgtgaatatatttttgttaattttattttttaaaagaatatattttttttaaataccaTAATTACTATTAGGattatttgttcaaaaataattaataaaagaaaatatatattagaattttattttggacCATGTATTAGTTATAAactttcttttaacaaattaaagaaatattttaatcaagcttaattgaatatattttgttacAATTATATCTGtgattagtattattatttatgattttttttttcataaaagtttCTATTGAAATGCGGCTAATTcttagtttaaattaaaaaaaaaaatattgcttTAAAATTCAGTGTGTGTATAGCAGACAGttctaaaaaaagtaaaaagtcatataatatatatatatatatatatatatatatatatatatatatatatatatatatatatatatatatatgcactgtttccactaaaaaatatttaaataacctGTAACGTGTTATACAGATTTAAATACcgattttttgtttaaaaattgacTTTCGGTCATCCTGTATTTAGaaataactataatattatCTAAATTGTATTTAGTACAACTCAAGCCTactgataaatttaaaatgaataaggAGCTAAgagtttataattttagtttagatAACTAAATATagttaagttttataaaaattaaacattaagtatttttatattggaAAATAGAAAGTTTTTAATTAAGTACTAGAAAAcgttgttttaaaaatttacaaggGGAAAtgtaattgaattttatttttagaaaaaatagataagaaaatattttagatttagtattatgaaaagaaaaaaatattttttaaaaatattggttAAAATAAATCTAGATCACTTAATTCGTGATTTAAACCAATTTAAGCAAAATTAAAGATTAGTTGACATATACCAACTGTTAAGGACctttcatattaattattttatttgtcgaGTTATATAAGTTTATACTTTAacttttagttattatttttataatatatttggtAAGAAAAGTAAACACTTTGataatttctataaataattaGTAGAAACAATTCACTTTtattatatacaataaataaattaaaataacaaaatatatttaaatgaatcATCTTTCTTATCTATTAATACGTGATGAATCAATTACTAAATTTTTAGCTCATTAAAAGTAAACTGAATTAAATGAActcatttttagtttaatttgaaATGAGCCAAAAATCGTATTGATTCATTTTGAGACTTTTAAAAGACATAATTatgaagaaaaatgttttaaatatataaaaaaaattctttgactaaataaaaaaatgagaaaaagaaaaatatgtttttttttgtaaatagttatttttattattatattgtttggaatatagataaaaaattacatatatgcgaaattaatattaaagtagAACATAATatattggattaagtgtttttcttataattaattgaAGTTTAATCTTGTAATAGTTCTTCTAAGTATCATAGTTGATATTGAATTATAATGAAAGTTGCTTTGGGTTTGTGAACACTAAAAATTTTCACAGTATTTTCAGCAGCAGGATAAGTTCGTTAACataacatcataaaaaaatagatgaatTTAATGTAATGAAAGTTAATGGTTAAAGacatatacatatttatagAATGAGGAGTTGCAATTTAGTATATTAAGAGATAAAGGCATACACTTTTAACAAAGTATAAGTGATACTAGTATCCAGTAGTAGTTAGAATCATGTAACCAACTTGATAATTCTCGTAGCTACTCAACATTATCAAGATTAATATAGTGTACTCTTTGAAGAGTTGTGTGTTTATTCTAGAAAAATTCTGATTATGATATTAGACTTTTGTGAGGGGTTATTCAAACTCCAAGTAACTTTAAATTTATTGGTGAAATGACTTGGGTTATTGGATTATTGTTTGAGTTAGAGTCTCGGTTGATGAAGTGTTTTTAGAAAACCGTATTAACGGTGTTTTGAGTTTATCTTGATtaaaatttccacatgaaattTTGGTTAGAGAAGAATGTGAATTTCATGTAGTgtctaaattttgaaatatataaggAATTTGATAAgttaaaatgataaaagttgTTATTGGCGGAtctaactattttattattatactctTTTTGTTTAGTTTATGTTTTGATATGAATTCATTGAATGTGTACTTAAGATAGAGAACTTTAGGTTGATCTGGAATGTGAATATGTTACTATAAGATGAAACAAGAATGATATTGTTTGAGAGAATGCTCAAAAGAAGATTTCTCATTATTATTGAAGAGAATAGAATGTGTACAAAGCGGAAGAAAAAAGAGTTTATATACAAatcaaaggaaacaaaaattaaCGGTTACGACAAGAAAAGCAgaagaataaatttgttatCTCTCTGTCATCCTCTCTCAAGGTAAACATGAATATTATACATGTTCAACTTGGCAGCAACAAGGGTAAGAACAAGATGTACAATGGTGACTTTAACAACAGGGGAGAAAGTTTCATGTAGTCCAAGCCTTCAGTTTGAGTGAAACCCCTTGCCACTAAATGATCTTTATATCTATCAATGGAACCATCTACTTTATGCTTAATTTTGTAAACCCAACGACAACTAATAGTCTTCTTTCCAATAGAGAGATTGATCAAAGTCCAagttttatttctattaaaagCATTTAGTTCGAAATTCATAGCTTGTTGCCAACCTTCAAACTAGCTAGCCTCTTTAAAGGATGATGGTTCAACTTGTGCAAAGATATTGTGACAAAAAGAAACATGGTTAGAAGAAAAATTATCATAAGAAAGGAACAAATGTATAGGATATGGGGTAGTCTGGGATGATGAGATGCTTGAAGTAGTACCACAATAATGGTCTAAGTACTTAGGTCTACTTTTGTTCCTAAGAGAAACTCTTTGTCTAGCAATAGGAACAATAGTGTTGTCATAATTAATGttagaaatattatttgttGTGTAATATGTGACATGGGAAACAAGTACCATATTTGGAAAGTAAAAAATGGTAATATTAGAAATTTCATTTATAGGAGAGGAAAGTGGAGTTAAAGAAGCATGATAAGGGAAAATGTTTTCATGAAAAATGACATTACGTTATACAAAAATAGAATGTGAATGCAAAATACAACACAAAACCTTTTTTTCTAGACTTGTATCCAAGAAAAATGTATTTGTTATGTATGGAATCATGTTTTGTGTAACCTGCAATAGCATATCTGAAGTATGATAAACACCCAAAGACTTTCATGTTTGAAAAATCTGATTTGACGGAATAGACCATTTCATAAGGAGATATATTTTGAAGGAAAAAGGTCGGTAgtttattaataatatgaatGACGGGCTTTATGGAATAAGaccaaaaaatatttggaaTTTTTTATTGAGAGAGGAGAGGCCGACACATTAAGTATTTGTTGATGTTTCCTTTCAACAATGTTATTTTGTTAGGGAGTAGCAACACAAGTAGTCTCATGAAAAATTTCTTTGGTAGTGTAACATTCATTAAGAAGAAACTCTTTTCCATTGtcatatcttattattttaagtttacaAAAAAACTAGTTTTCTGTTaaaatgatgaaattttgaaatacaacTTTGACATAAGTTTCGTGTTTCAAGAGAAGAATCCATGTGAAATGGATATAGTCATCAATAAtggtaaaaaattatttatattcgtCAATGGAAGTAGTAGAAATGTGGCCCTAAATATCAATATGAATGAGATGAAAGAAACAAGGTCATTTAGTTTTGCTAGTAGAAAATTGAAGAGGTTTTTGTTTAGCAAAGGCACAAGCATgaataaatttgaaagaaatatcaaaatattaagatgtTAATGTCTGCAAAATTTTATGTGAAGGATGGTCGAGTTTCGTGTgccaaaaattataagaatcaCTAGTGTTAttgaaaacataataaaaagaatttgatTTTGAAGCACTAGTGTTATTATTACTAAAGAGATAAAAGAGTCCTTGGTACTTTTTAGTTACTCCAATCATTTGGTATGTATCCATCTACGCAATGAGACAATTGTTTtgatgaaaaatgataaaacaatTGTTTGAAGACaatagtttataaatagaaaCTAGGTGAACAGAGAAATTGGGAATAAATAAAGTATTGTGCAGATTTCCTAACGTAACAGTTCTTAAGAATCTAGCAATAACATAATTTTGATTTGgcaaaattatagaaataggCGTAATGGgctttaaagaattaaaaataaactttgaaGAACATACATGACCAGTAGCCCCACTATTAAtaatccaaaaagaaaaattggatatagaagaagaacatgaagattGTTGAGTGCCTTGATTTAAACTTGCCATGGTAGGAGTAGAAGTTTGAGATTTTTTCAACAAGTCAAGAATTGCCTCATATTGTTCCTGAGAGAAACTACATTGAATGTTGGGTTTATTAAACTGGGTGGCAAAGGAGCCATTAGACGTGTGGGAAACAACATCAGTCATCTTGGCATAAGGGTTTGACTGAAAAGAATTCTATTTGGTGATGGACTTATAACCTTGGGGAAGGCTATATTTGAtctaataattttcaaatgtgTGATTCGTTCTTTGATAGTGATCACAATATTTGGTAGGACGACCAAACTTGTTAGTACGTCATCATCTATGAGAAACACAGGACCTTCCACGAGAAACATTAGAATTCTTATTCTGATGTTCCTGAAAATTGAGATTGACCATGAAATCTTGTGGAGTTTAAGATGAGGAATTATGGAATTCACATCCTTGTTGAAGGactaaaaaaaaggttttaggaAGAGCAGGCATAGGTTCCATCAACATGATCTAAGAACGAACTTGGGAGAAGTCATTGTTTAAACCATGAAGAAACTTTATGATAGAATCATCATTTCGTTCTTGTTGAATCTTGGTCAGTAAGCCACAAGTACAAAGGGAAGGGCATGCGTATAGAAGAatgattttatataaagaaaGCTCTTTCCAAAGAATTTCTAAACGGATATAGTACTAAGAGACAGTAGATTCACCTTGTTTACAAGATTGAAGTTCCTCTCGGAGATTTACGATACAAAACTTATCACCATGAGAAAAATGTTCTAAAAGATTGTTTCAAATCTCGTAAGTGGAGTTCATCCCCATGAAAGATTGTTTGATGGAAAGAGATATAGAACACATCAAGCATGAGATCACCATCTTCTTACATCTTTTTCATGCTTCATGAAGAACATCGTCATGGAGGGCAAGGAAGGTACTGAGAACGAAATATTCTTTGTTATTTGTTTCTAAGGTCACGAGCATGTCATGTCTCCATTATTGAAAATTGGTGTATGAGAGAAGAGGAATAACATGAATTAGGGGTGAGTTTTCTCCacgatgaaaaaaataaagggtGGACAGTGTTAGAAAGATGATCGAAAAAAGAAATCGAAGTGACCataaaagaattaaagataTTCAATATGATACCATGATAGTATTTGAtagaatgttaaaaaaaaaattcttatttttattattgaagatAATAGAATGTGtacaaaatggaagaaaaaagatttatatacatgtcaaagaaaaaaaagttaaccgttaaaaaaaatagaagaaaagataTGTTGTTTCTCTATCAAAGCATGAAACGCaacaaaaaaaagataataaaaaattaattgaaattcaacaaaaatgagagtttttttttatacaaaattcataaaaatagaTAAGATTTATATTCCtttatttaaaaacacattCTAAACAATAATAAGCTAAAAgaaacatatttataataaaaatatgattttgaagTGAGAAACTTctatagagaaagaaaagaaatagtaATGATAtaaattcagttttaaaaaaaaatgaattcaaaaacaatgaaatatatttagattaaaatgatgaaaatgaattaCTAATGGTTTGTTTAAGTAAATTTGTATTCAGACTCTTGAAAACTTAAGTTTTAATATTGTGAATTGAGAAatgtaataaaaacaaaaaaattgttttaaattatttgtgaaGTTAGacaatttatttcttaaataatttgtgaagttttttgaaaaaaaaaatcatcatttgtatgataaaatagtaattttaaaatatgtcaaaatttaaaaaataaaaaaaataacacttcagtgagtaatttaaaaaatcatttaaaatttatttcttcacAATTTAAACGATCTAACTTTTATAAGTGAAagattaaatatgataaaatcaaattttattaaatttatttaacgttttaaacatgtttatattaatattaaaacaaaaatttatttaacataaataattcaaatattattataaaatatatttaaaatattaaataaactttaattagaataattaaatttatgtatttttaaagttgaaagtataaattaaaataagatttaaaataaaaatcattttaattttcataaaaaaaagttaaaaaataaaaacatatcaGTTTAAATaaacatacaatatatatatcgttataaatgtaatttatttattctttgaTATTTTGGTAACATGGTTGAATATTATCCTTGAGAAATTTAAGCGCGTGGGTTGTTGAACTCATACAACGAACTGAAACCAAAACCAACTCACTCAACCAAGGATTCAACAACCTTAAGGGGACCATTGGACTTCCTTTCCGCCACACAACCTATTAATCTGGATAACAATGTTTCAGACATTACCTTCATCAATCAACTCTTATATGCcttcattttcttaataaattaaaccTTACAAGACTTATTCCAcaccttctttttcattttctttcttcagtcGTCATCCATGACTCTTATAAATCACTAACTGCAATTTaataagatatatttatttttttttatttttttatttttttctctgttgCATTCCAAGTGTCAACCAATGCTCCGGAAAAGGAagcaattcataacctcttttCCTAATTGTTAGGTTTTGCTACAACCAATTAAAGGGGACAATcactctattttttcttttatatcccTTAGATATGGTATtcgaaattatttttcaaacgttttaTCACTTGTTAATTACTATACTTCTAAAAGTTAATCATTAAATAACCCATTGACAACTTCTCAATTCCGGAATTTTTGGCAAAAGAGCTTTCCAAAACagagataataataataatcaactTGCAGGACAAATATATAATgtcaatttacattttttatattttattttaccccTTTGATAAGAAAAAATCCCCATCATCTTTGACTGAATTTTCAATGATCATTAACTTGTACAATTAGTCAAGTCAAGTTTTAACACGGaggaaaaaataattctaatctataaaatatcataacaaGGAAGGCCTGACAACAGAggctaaaatattataaaatgtgaattaattaaatttaatatgaacAAGATTCATTTGTGAATAATTTGACCGATTCATGGTTGTAATCTTGAGCAGCTCATTGGTGCCGCCGCCCACATCCACCTATTTTTCTTTGACGCATGATTGTTTATAAAGGAATCAAGTATTTTATGTCGGAAAGAATAAGAAATTGAGAGGAAAAGTAGTTGAAAGAATGGATAAGTATTGATGAAATGgcataatatatatagaaagaatTGTGAGACTTAATCAATAATGACAAATAGTTTGGGTCCAATTGATAGAGAAAATAATACATCATCCACCCGTAGAGAAATAGGGGGAATTGATTATAAACtatattatacaataaaaaattcagCATCCTTTCTTCAACGTTTCTTCCAAGTCTTCTTCCCTCATCTAGAAGTTGGAACTCCGTTCAAATCTGTGGATTAACCTGAACTTTGTTCTTTGCAACATGTTCTATCACTAACTATACTGTGTAATGTTGGATAGTAGTGGCagttcaaataaattaaataattaaataaataaataaacttgtcAGCATTGCCATGGCAGCAGCCCTTGCTCATGCTACCATCTGCTCCTGCTCTATGTACAGCTGCTCCACCCATGGTGGCAGCATCTCTTTACTCAGATCACCACCAAACATCTCCGACCTCTCAGAAGGAACATCCTTAACCAACGAATGAACCCATGACACATCTGGCTCAACATGTTCGTGCTGAGCCATGGGCGAAGCAGTTACCCCATTGTTTCTGAACCCAAATGAAGCAGATTTCCTGAGCTTGTTCAGCTCATCTCCGTTGACACCCCAATCGAGTTTCCCGGTTGGGGAACTCCAATCTGAGAGGGTAGAGGACACCCTGCAGGAAGGGTTGGAAGGTGAAGACAGGCCAAGATGGTGGGTTGAAGCACCACGATCGATGAAACTTTGGCTTCGCTTGGCGAAGGCGGCAGACCTTGAGTTCATCACTGCAGCTGCCACGGCAGCTGATGAGTCAAACCCAAAAGCTGAGGGCTTCCTCACAGGAGAGGAAGGGATGTTGGATGGATAACTCGCACGAAGGTGGTTCATGTTCTGGCGCATCTGAAGCCCGGTTTGGGTGGGTGTTGAAGGCTGCACAGAAAGTCCATGTAGTTGTGATAACACAGAAGGGTCAGCAGCGGCTAACAGGCCATCAAGGTTGGTTGGATTCAAATCACCAATCCTGTTGAATTCCTTGTTGCGGAAAGACGGAGAAGAGATCCTGGCAATCTCCTCTATCAactgttgctgctgctgctgttgTTGTTGGCGAACTGGACTATCTAGACCGAGCAgctccatctccatctccagATCCCTGGCACTGAGAGCAGCCTTGAGTCTGCTACCAGGAAGCTGAAGTGATGGTGGAGTGAGGTTTATTTTGTTCTGCCACAAGCTTCCACTCTTTGGAGATGAAGCTGCTGCCAATGGAGACATGGGTGGGGTTGAAACAGTTGGCATAGGTAAAGATGTGGAACTGAGAGCCAATGGACTCATGGATGTCATGTCTAGTGCACTGGATGAATAGGATTTTGGTGAAGGCATAGCTGACCCGGTTGAAGCATACACAGGGCGTAACTCTTCAGGTTTGTGGGCAAAGAAGCAGACTTTTCTGGTGCAGCCAGTCTCGTCCTTGCAGAGCCTTGTTCTGTACTGGGCAGGGTGTAGCCAGGACTCGAAAACACCGTGAGCATACTCACAGGAATCAGC
This window of the Vigna angularis cultivar LongXiaoDou No.4 chromosome 7, ASM1680809v1, whole genome shotgun sequence genome carries:
- the LOC108338344 gene encoding zinc finger CCCH domain-containing protein 29, coding for MCSDSKSKLSSPSLVMENNIQKQNLDCFRNFSALLELSASDDFEAFKREVDEKGIDINEAGFWYGRRIGSKKMGSETRTPLMIASLFGSIKVLKYILEAGTVDVNRACGSDMATALHCAASGGSESSHEIVKLLLDAGADAESLDATGNRPANLIAPAFDSSSKSRRKAMELLLRGGERDELVSQEMELQIFSASLSAKEGSEKKEGSDKKEYPVDISLPDINNGVYGSDEFRMYSFKVKPCSRAYSHDWTECPFVHPGENARRRDPRKYPYSCVPCPEFRKGTCQKADSCEYAHGVFESWLHPAQYRTRLCKDETGCTRKVCFFAHKPEELRPVYASTGSAMPSPKSYSSSALDMTSMSPLALSSTSLPMPTVSTPPMSPLAAASSPKSGSLWQNKINLTPPSLQLPGSRLKAALSARDLEMEMELLGLDSPVRQQQQQQQQQLIEEIARISSPSFRNKEFNRIGDLNPTNLDGLLAAADPSVLSQLHGLSVQPSTPTQTGLQMRQNMNHLRASYPSNIPSSPVRKPSAFGFDSSAAVAAAVMNSRSAAFAKRSQSFIDRGASTHHLGLSSPSNPSCRVSSTLSDWSSPTGKLDWGVNGDELNKLRKSASFGFRNNGVTASPMAQHEHVEPDVSWVHSLVKDVPSERSEMFGGDLSKEMLPPWVEQLYIEQEQMVA